The window AGACCtaactcggatcggatcaggcatGTTGGGCTCggtaccgagtcggatcgagtcaggtcagccctaactcagtccgactcggctcgatgcccagctctactcatgGATGAGATCTAAACCATCAATTTTGTAGTTACAATTGTGGCCATGGTCCAAAACTCACAATGTTTGGATAATCTTAGCCCTTTAATTGGTGGCATAGAAACAAACATTAAAAGGCCAACAACAGCAACGGCTCCCATCAAGTGAGAAATGGTCCATTCATTAGACGGTTAACATAGTCTTGATCGAATCAAAATTTGTTTATGGGCCTATCAAGAACGGAGCCAACAGGATATATAcctggttcagatcatcatacacATGGGCCATGTGTATGCTACAACAAAAAACCGTTGCTCATGGGGTAGGTAATGTGAACAAAACATACTCAGAAGACCATCTGACCCCCACTAAGGACTTTTGACGTGGGAGGACTCCTCTATTGTCCTGCTCATCAGAAAATATGCCGtaagagggacgcggattggctggtgtaccacacacaccgGCTATACAGCTGATGTGTGAACGGTCGTGCGAAGAggaggcggatttcctgcgaaagcctttcgcaggaagttcctgcgcaaggatgctgggtggggcccacagatatgtttttgagaaatccaccccgtccgtccgttttgagagatcaatttaggatgtgtatccaaaattgaggtggatacaacactcaagtggatcacacgaacgggaaaattggggaaagaaattcttaccgttgaaatcttcctgagctccaccttgatgtttatatgctatccaaaccgtttataaggttattcccaatgacatgaagtgaaaataccaaaacgatagcctgatacaaaacttttatagccataagaatgcttcaacggttctaactgaatttccactgtttcctcccCCGcgtcccatttgagttttgtatccacctcacttTTTGATAtacgtcctaaaatgaactcgaaaaacggacggacggtgtggatttctcacaaacatatcaGAGGGACCCAACCAGCGTCCTTGCGGAGGATCTTCCGCGTCCGTGCGAAGACAAGCgcagacgctcctcgagctccgagttgtacgaacggttcaaaggagatcaaagttgcatggcccccaaaatgatgtacttattatatccacaccgttcatccagtttTAAAGATCATTTCCAAAAATTGAATCACATCCTAAGGTCAaccggaccacaccataaatagcagcggggataatgattttaactgttaaaacattcataggcccaccataacatttattttccatctaatctgttcataaggtcacaaaaaccaatgacttctgtgaccccaaaagggtttcaatggtagacgttcaatcccccactgcttttcgcagtgtggtccaattgatctttagatctgtcttatttttcctaTCAAGCCGTGAGACGAtgtcgtcaaatggatggacggtttggatataacacttacctcattatgggacccacagaactttctGACGCGCgtccatacaccagctatatcgctggtgtgtggtacatcagctaatccgcttcccccTAAGAGGTTGATTCCGTACACGAGGGGCCATGTTTtacgtcatccaaaccgttgacatGCTAAAATGTAGATAGGGGTCGTGTTGAAAGTCTTTGAGATAAGATCCTGACCCTTTGATTAACGGCTAACAAGAACATGGTCATGGGGACCGTCCATACTCAAAGGTAAAATATCTTAGTGATCAAAGGGTTAGAAACGTCCAATCCGGGGGAAATTTTGGATATAACGAATCCATTGACGTCTTGGATCATCCAGACATGCTCTCACATGCATGACGTAAGACCAATGACTTGGGAGGGTGACGTCAGGATCTCTGCCCATTAAAACGATGACCCTTTTGGTAGTCTTTGTACCGGTCCAATTTCAAAGTCAGTCAGGTCCGTTCAAATTGTGAGAGGGAGGTAGTGGTTCCAATCCTGAAAAATACAGTaaaaaaatttcagccattgaaatGGAACACCTAAAAGGGGATCTACTGTTCAGATCATCACACATGTGTGAgaattaaactgttcaaattatgGGTCTCATTTAGATATACAATAAAtcaaaaattaagattatttaattatctaactatataGGATTACTGGACATTtattttggacggttaaaaatgaaagataTCTAATGGTACTTTCAACAAACAAAGGTTAGAATTTCTCTACCAATCTGGCTTCAGGACTTCAACTTCGTGACAGTGGGTCTCACAACTTAGTCAATTTAATTTAGTGTAGCCACGTGGAACCTTCACATGCTGCCAGATCATCAACAACGTGAAAATAGACAATCAAGATTGACTGGAGAAACAAAATAAGTCCAATgataatcatcatcttgaaacatctcatagatagatcccactttgtatttttTACGGTTTTATAGTAACACTATGATTTGATTATTCTAATCATGTGATTATGGTTAGTAAACAAAGACTATTGTAATAATTCAGCTCCATTCAAAGGATTAGGATCATCCCATCagtgtgattcttgcaccatcGCTTattcctagttgtatgaatgaatgaaaaattcaaatcTATAATAGATCACCCAATGTGCTGTTTAAAAGGTTTGGGATGATAGCAAAACCCttatttattaattaaaaaatatatatatatttatttgtgACTAGATATTCATAATAATACTCCAACAAAaacctgaaattttgaaaatctccctAGAAATTTCCAAGCTGAGAAATTGCTGAGAACGAGATTTGGCACTATACTTCCCAGTGATATAACAGTATGTTAAGCATAGCTGATGGCTGGGCTTAGTAGCGGCGATGGGTGGGGTTAAAGGTTGGGTCAGGGTCAAGGTCAGGGTCAGCCCAAACTTGACCCATTTGCTAAAATGGTCAGGACAACAATTCTGGCTCAACCTGACCCATGAGCCATTAATTATCATGGGACCAACCGACTCACTTAAAATTCcttaagcccaagcccaagcccaacccaatccgCGACAACCATACTCAAGGATGGAAAATAAAGCTAAAGGTATGCCTAACCCTGCCTTATTAGTGGACTCATACATGCTTTtaacactcatatatatatataacactcaTCTGAGTGGACTCGAATACGGTAGCACACggtatgctttgataccatgagtCACACTGGAtctggttttgttttttttatttaagaaaaagaaatttcattgaTCGGAGAGGATTTATACAGGGAAGAAACATTCGGGCAGGCCCGGGAGCAGATATACACGGGCCCACCTATCATAAAGGAAAGGAATAGGAAAATTTATCTCACTCTACCCAACCCCACCCTATTAAAAAACAGGAGACCTTTGCAGATGCAAGGGAGATCCACATGAGAGTTGAGAACCGAATGGGATTGGGAAGAGCTACCGAGCTTAGCGAGGCTATCAGCAACTGAGTTCGCCTCTATAGGAGTGTGGGAAATGGAAAATTCAAGCACGCTCCTGAGGGCCTGGATCCTAGTCTTCCAATAAGACATGGACCAGGATAGACTCGAGATCTCAGAAAGAAAGGAGACAACAGAGAGGGAATCGCTATCCACTTCCACCTTCTGAAAATCGAAATTAGCACACAAGGAAAGGCCGTCCCAGATGGCTCTAACTTCTGATCTGGTGTTGGATCCAAAACCATACCCGGAGTAGAAAgcaaaaagaaaatttccttTGCAATCCCTGCCAATACCACCTCCGCCCAAGGGGCTTAGGTTCCCGAGCGACGATCCATCGACATTTGGTTTGATCCACCCCTTCTTCAGCCTCGACCACTTGATGTTTTTTATGTTGCAAAGAAAACCCATCCACGCCTAGGTCCTTGAGAGCAGAGGCTAGCAAGCGATTCATGGAGCACGGAGGAGGTAAGAAAGGCCCCATCTAAGATATCCAGCGATGTATTGTCACTACTATCTTATAGACAGCGGGTTGGGAGTTGTCAAAATGAGCAGAATTTCTTGCTCTCCAGAGCTCCCAGAAAATGAAAATAGGAGTTAAACATCTCAATGTTTTGAGACAATCAGCCTGCATAGCTGCAGCCCACCATCTCTTAGCTCTAGCTGCTGCCAAGGTGGTAGAAGAGGGCTGAATGTAGGTTGAAAATGGTCCCAAACAAAAGAGGCTAAACCGCCAGAAGAGAAAACATGATTGCTGGTTTCTTTGTGGGCCTGAGATATGTTGGGGATTTaagctgcggaatcacatagatctagatctaacATAGCAATCTAATAACgttaagcaatcacaagagaacacaaagatttaacgtggaaaacccttgcgagaaaaaaccacggcacaaagcgacaaaaatccacaataaaatcaaaattacaagagagaggactcacctgattcaaacaacctcgaatctcaccgttgctataccctttgataaccctagaaccccttttaaaagctttagaataccttagaatagccctacggacccctatttatagtttaggaaactccacttacgcacctagtccgAAAAAGtctggaaaccacctcaaatttacgcagtccgcacaggatctgcgtaacctcgactagtcaaaggagggcctcgactggtcgagcaacccgctcAACCGATCAAGCCTGaccctcaactggttgagcatCACAGACACCGAAAAAataagctcgctggactttgagtcgagcgtgcctcgactggtcgagcaactctctcgatcggtcgagcagtcaACTCGACCGGTCTAGCGTCCTTGAAGTTTGAGGACATCAGTCCTGACAACAATCTTCActatgtctttaatcttcaactgtatagctccttgacctcttctcttatctctttatcgcatcatagcttcaatcaacactTCTCGTATACACTCCGttcttcttttacgccatcgccatgcccagagaagttacacagaacttaaacttctctgtaggaacgaccttggtgatcaTGTCTGATGGATTCATGCTtatgtgaatcttttccagtgtgacgcttccttcctcaagcacctgtcggataaagtggtggcGAACATCAGTaaatgagtgataaacaaaatttttagccaaattgatagcgctctcgctatcacagttaaccgacacggcctcctgctgaagtctcaactgatttatcatgcctctgagctaaacacattctttaaatgcttccgtcactgtcatatattctgcttcggtcgtggaaagagccaccatggactgaagtttcgacatccaactgattactTCACCTGATAGTACAAATGAGTATCTTAAAGTAGACacaatccacataccctaccaacattgtccctgttttctcaaaagttaagacgtagtcttccgtacctcaaatgtatcaaagtagtcatttcatcacttctcaatgttgcttgccggggtttgacatgtatttgctcacaacaccgactgcttatgaaatatctggtcttatacaaaccatgacatacattaaactatcaaccgcattcgaataagacacatgagacataacttgcttttcctcatttgatctaggacattgttctgaggaaagcttgaagtgagccacgtggggaacgctcaccggctttgcttgatccatcccatacttgatcaaaaccttttcaaggtattcttcctgtgataaccaaagcctgctcttctttctgtctctatgaatatctatgccaagaacccttttttcagcccccagatctttcatctcgaatgtctctgataactgagtcttcagtacgttgatttcagacatatcatgacaagcgatcaacatatcataaaCATACAgcactaggatgatgaatttttcatcactcagtgttttgtaataaacacagtgatcgtattcactccgagtaaatttttgactcaccatcaaagaatcaaattttttataccactgcctagactactgtttcaggccgtacaacgacctcattaacctgcgaacctttttctctacccctttaacttcgtagccctctgattgtttcatgtagatctgctctttcaattccccgtgcaggaatgcagtcttaacatccatctgttccagttcGAGATCGTATTCGGCAACCAACACCAACACGAATTTGATAGACACTGTGTTTGagcccaagcctaacccattTACTTGAATGGctgaggtttttatttttatttttatttggggcgggtggggggggggggttgaacccaagcctaacccatttACTTGAATGGCCCACAcaggagggatgtgatgaggtcaatcccCATCTTCTTCAgggaataactactccaaattcaCGGAGCTCTATggattcctcacagagattcTTCGAATCTACaagggataaaaatagaaataatttctaataaatttgaaataaattgattgatgattaaaaaacaaAATTACATCCCTTTAGATAATGAGATCAAACCTATGATGGAGTTTGAGACTCAAACaacctaaaaatgtgacttactataaatagtaaacttacaatTTATTTATAGATACTCTCCATTCCTATTAGACTTCATAGTTTTTGGACAAAAATAGTATCCAAATTAGTCTAACTATGATTATTCTCATAATTTTTAaagtcattttcatgttgggcacaactcctacaactcaaaggatcaaaagttatatgcgagctaaaacttactatttatagtagaaACGAAAATAAAGGGACTTttgaccatccatctgatggaatctcacaaattcggcgtgggcaacccagcgtaacggggttggttggctaaagtagctatTGCTTCttctgccccaaaatcatatatgatatgtccgGATCATTTtcgcctccaatcgggccttctctcctccatctttgccatgaaagtgttggcgacctgctctacatcaatccaCTATCCATCTGGCATAGTCCATGTGGAGAGTGAAAGTGATGGTTCTAGAGAGGAGAAgttgaaagagagaaatagagaaaaaagaAATGACCATAGCCACAGAGATAAAAGGGAAGGCTCACTTTTTTGGGTTTTGTGGCTTACTCTAGTTTTATATCAGCTTCTTATTTGGGATGTTGTCTAATATAAGACCAAGCAATAAATATACGGATGGATGTTATAAAGTCATCATGGTAGATCCCATATAGCTTTTGTTGGATGGCTTCTGATAAGATTGTCGTGTGATCTACACACAATGTGAGCAAATGTAAGAGTAGGCTACTTGGCATGCAAAAGAAGAGAAGGTACAATTCAAGCCACTCGTTGAGCTAAAATCCATCGCAGATTTTCAAGTTCTAGAAATAAATCTCATTCATTGTCCCATAGAATCTTTGTGATCTCAACACAAAACAACATTTCTTGTATACCATATGTATCAAATACACAACAAAAATAACatcttaaaaagaaattacatgagaaataatacTTAGAAAGTCCACTATCTTGCATTCAAGGAGTGAAGTTGATGTTGTACACTGCCTGTTTGCTTGGGTAAAATAGCCCAAAATTCCTTTCAATGCCTGGTGGCTGCTTCTCATTCTCATTGAACAAGGCAAATATGTAAGTCTCAATGGGCTTCCCAGGCCTTTTCGGCGTCCCACGGCCCACATGTCGAATCAGGTTTGCATTATACGTCTGCGCGTTCCCTATCGTGGCCGCAAACCCGCCTGCTGACGGCCAACCACTCTCCGATATCACAATCTCCATGTTCGAACCAACCACCTTCTCCACAGCCGAGTGGAGTGTATCCACCATTGCATCAAACAAGTTCTGATACTGAAGTGATCCATCATACACAACAACCGACGGTGACGTGAATAGCGCATACGGTAGCGCAATGTCTCTCGGGTTGTCCACATAGCTGAAGTAGGTATACACATTAGCCAGGAGTGGGGCGCGCCGACTATTTATGAAATGGATGATGGAATTCAGATGCTGGGCCGCCTCAGCTGAGAATGAACCTTGTGATGGAGGGTAGGATGGCTTTTCTAGGACACCCATATGGATGGCTGTGGAGATCTTGATCTGATCGAAGCCGGCCCGATCGAGCGCGTTGTACATGTTTTGTAAGGCATTGAGTATGTACTGGGCATTTGGACCGGGGATAACCTCATTGCCTACAGCAATGTACTTGAATCTAACAGCAGGCCAGTATGGTCTGATATGTCTATCGAGCCATGTATGAGCGTAGGAAGGGTTGGTGGCCATGTCTCGGAGTTCTTCATTGGGGACGCCTACGATGAGTTCGATGTTGGAACCACGGAGGGCCTCCAGTACAGCTTGATCTGGACCGTAGATTCTCATACGTTGAATGTTCTGGGACTTGTAAAGATCGACGACTTCTCGCGCTGGAGGTAAGTTGTTTCCCAGCATTCCATAACAAACACCTATGGATTGTGCTCCTGTGTTATGTTAAGATACACAGATTTTAATCCTCAAAGAAAGAAAGCCAATGAATTCAAACACTTTGAAATCAGTATCTTCGTCAATGTGTTTCTTATTTTTTGGCACATCTTAGTTTTGGATCGGCTTAATTTTTAAGTTCTTTAAATCTTATGAAGTGATAAATCTTGTAAATGGGATAGATTCCTTGAACATGGAACTTGGGCCTCCACGTCTACCTGCTACCACCGTGGTGGTAGTAGTACTAAGGAGTGCAATCGCGTGCCACTACTTTTCTATTAAGACACAGCACACACATccagaggaatgctcacctgggCATCAGTTCTCATTGTAACTTTTGAcaactttttcagaactcatctccCATGGTGTGGTATGAGCGTAAAATTTAAACCATACATGTGAcgtagcacctcatgaaacactTAGGGCCCGACTttaaccctgatccaaaactttgatctgctatggaaaaatgaaaatgttTTCTCCCTTATTTTGTCACTCtcttttgctatggcccaccaaagttttagattagggtgaaagttgggcctgccctaggggtttcatgggatgctacatcacatggacagtatagatattaCGCTTATATCACGggagatgagttctaaaaaagttctcacaagttctcatgagaactgttAAGCAGGTGAGCATTTgtcatgtgtgtatgtgtgtgtgtgtgtgtgtgtggagaagGTATATGACGATTGATGACATTCAATGGTAGACGAGTGAATTTCAATATATTGAGGTCATAGGTTCGAGCACCCATTCCGTGTGTAAGTATTAAAAGGTACGTATAGTCATGTGGTTCTTAATGAAGAGGAAATGagttacatgcatgcatgcaccccAAGAATCCTTCTAAAAATTATAGTGAAACAAGAAAATTAGAACGACATCTTCAAGATAGAAGACTTTGATGAGCCTTAATTATATTATTCATTGTATCTTGTGTGCTTTTATTGTATTTATTCAccattgaagtgaagaaaatatgcaagaaaattaTTCAAATATCATTTTTGTCAACATTAGCATGTCATGATTTGAAAAGATGCAATGTTAGTCAGATGAGTGACAGAGGTCAGGTTTGTTTAATAGCGCATGTTAAAATCGATTTTCAAAAGATTCATCGGAGGTTTGCATCTGAACATTATTTCCTATCAGTTGAAAGTTCAGATGTCTCGCCCCTATTCTATATTACCATATGTGCCTGTGTGTACGTAAGTAGGTTCTTACTAACTCTTTTTTTTTGGGCCACCGATCAAGAGGTTATTAGCTCTCGATGATTTTCAAGGCACCTGCTAGTATATCTCATCAGAtaaaacggtttggatcattgaaccatggcccACAAGTAAGGAATCATGTGTATTTTATCAAACTGTACCATGTGTTCATAGGTGTGTGAATGTACACGTGTGTCAGAGAGATGTGCATGTGGAGTGAAACTGAGAGAGATGCATGTGggtcgagagggagagagagagagagagagagacctgcttTTTCTAAGCTCCCCATGAGTAGCCCAATAAGAAGTATTGTAGCAACCTCCCATATGTAGCCACTTACAGTACTGAAGGTAGCCATTGTATGGTCTAATGTCTTTCATCTTTCTCAGATGGCCCCTTATATAGATATAGATAGACGGTGCATGTCATCAATCAAGCGTGTGAACCCAACTTCATCCTGACCAGTCAATCACGCCACAGAAATTTAAATCACGTCATAGAAATTTAACTCCCATCCAAGGGTTTAAGCGCAAGCAGTCAACGTTCCCTTCTTTGGAAAAATCGGTCTCgaattcggtagtgacccctccagtaccgagCTTAGTACTTGTCGGTACtggtcaaagctctgtgggccccaccatgttgtatgtgttttatcctcatcGTCTATTCATTTTGCCATCTCATTGGATCAAgaccctaaaaatgaggcagatctaaagttaaagtggaccacacaacaggaaggagtggggataatgatgtccactgcAATCCAACTGGTTAATATACTCACATAAATCTGGTTGAAGGGAagtacaaaaatcagcttgatccaaagcttccgtggctcacaagaatttttttaatggtatgcgttcaatccacactgtttattgtggtgtggtccacttgagctttgtatctgtctcattttgtcttctcatgacctaaaatgagatagaaaatggatggacagcttggacaaAACACACACaatatggtggggccacaaagctTTGATTAATCTGACCAATACCGACCATCTAAAGAGGAGACGTCACTGCCTAATCCGAATCCGAGAAAATCCAATTCAATCCCCCTCCGTgagacgcggattaggtactaccattGCCCGTTTGGTGTTTGTACAGGCGGGGGCTCcaagggcccgccgtgatgtatggcttttatctgcaccgttcattcatttttttcaatacaattttagatcattataccaaaaataaggtagatccaagcttatgtggaccacaccaaaggaagtaagggtgtaatgacacccaccgttgaaaccctcccagggttcactgtgttgttgatttgccatccaacctgttcataaggtcatatacacctatcagcttgattcaaaacttatgtggtctccaagatttttttaatggtggaaatttaatctccattgtgtggtccacttaagtattggatcttCCTTATATTTGAACacaaaacctaaaatgatatatagataaatggatggacgttgaaATCCAGACACCAAGATGCCTCTTGAACCCACAGCTTATCCTTAGCTCCGAACAGGTGGGGTGGTACAAATCCGCTTCCTTTTCTGTGGGCTCCCTATGgtcgcggattggctactgagaggttgagtagctagacctCTACTGAAATGACGCCACcaattctgtgggcccatcatgatgtatgttttgtatccacgccgtccatccatttggagatgtTATTTTAGTGTGaaatctaaagaatgagtcacattcaaagctctagtggacccaaccacagaaaacagtagggagagcaacaccaccattaaaaacttctaaagggggcaaaagttttcgatcaagctgatatttgtgttttcccttctttaatgtctttttcaacgtttgaacaggttggatttcgaaaaaacattgtggtaggccttaggaaggttttaattgtAGGCGCCTCAAtcttcccgctgttttctgtggtggggcccactaaaactttggatctacctcattctctgagtaatgcattaaaataatatctccaaatgaattgacattgtggatacaacacatacattacagtggggtccacagaacttggtgacggcgAGTCTCGCTATTCAACTTATCAGTATCTAATCGGCGTCCGCTCCCCATTGCTTTCTTTGGAAGCGGACTGAATGCAGCACCAGCCAGAGGGACATCCCCGTGGCACTATCTGGCTTAAGCTCCATGGGCCTCAgtatggtatatgtgttttatccatgtagtTCATCTGTTTTATTAACTTATATTTTAAGGCAGGGGCTAAAAATATAgctccaaagcttaagtggactgcaccacaaaaaacagt of the Magnolia sinica isolate HGM2019 chromosome 7, MsV1, whole genome shotgun sequence genome contains:
- the LOC131250870 gene encoding glucan endo-1,3-beta-glucosidase-like yields the protein MGSLEKAGAQSIGVCYGMLGNNLPPAREVVDLYKSQNIQRMRIYGPDQAVLEALRGSNIELIVGVPNEELRDMATNPSYAHTWLDRHIRPYWPAVRFKYIAVGNEVIPGPNAQYILNALQNMYNALDRAGFDQIKISTAIHMGVLEKPSYPPSQGSFSAEAAQHLNSIIHFINSRRAPLLANVYTYFSYVDNPRDIALPYALFTSPSVVVYDGSLQYQNLFDAMVDTLHSAVEKVVGSNMEIVISESGWPSAGGFAATIGNAQTYNANLIRHVGRGTPKRPGKPIETYIFALFNENEKQPPGIERNFGLFYPSKQAVYNINFTP